The Brienomyrus brachyistius isolate T26 chromosome 7, BBRACH_0.4, whole genome shotgun sequence DNA segment GTAGCGTTGGCCTTCAGTATACTGCTTAATTTCCGGTTAATGGGATTTTCTGTTGAATGGCTGCTGCGATGATGCTTTGAATTTCTTCACCTGAATGACTGTGTGGAGTAAAAACGAGCTTTTTAACACTGAGCTTCGGCCAAGCGTGTAACGGCTTGGATTCGTCTCTGTTCATATGCGATGGAGAGAATAACTGCGTCTTCTTTACGTCCTGGCAGCCGAAGGGGAAAAAGGCTAAGGGGAAGAAGGTGGCCCCGGCCCCCTCGGTggccaaaaagccagaagttAAGAAGGTGGTCAACCCCTTGTTTGAAAAGAGGCCCAAGAACTTTGGCATTGGTAAGTAACCTGTGGTGTTAGTTTGCCATGAAGTGTTTTTGTGGTACAAAGCATTGAAGACATGATGATGTGCAGATGATGCAAAGAATATTTGCTATCTTATTTGTTGTGCTGACAACCAACCACCAAGATCGCTGATGCACATTTGTGCTAAGCgactttaaaatgcattttacgcTAATTTGATCACTAGTAGAGTACATGTTGTCTTCGTAGGTCAGGACATTCAACCCAAGCGTGACCTGACACGCTTCGTGAAATGGCCCCGTTACATTAGACTTCAGCGACAGCGTTCAATTTTGTACAAGCGTCTGAAGGTTCCACCTTCAATCAACCAATTCACTCAGGCCCTGGATCGCCAGACGGGTAAGAGTGCTTTTGGAGTATCGCGGTATTGGGATGTCTTCCACTTGTGATCATGTTGTCTAGATACTGTCTTGCATTTGTTGTTGGTGGATGCTGTGTGGATTCTGCATTGAATGCTACAGTAGACGGGTAATCTGGCTTCTGATCTTTCAGCGACACAACTTTTCAAGCTGGCCCATAAGTACAGGCCTGAAACCAAGCAGGAGAAGAAGCGTAGGCTGGTGGCCCGGGCTGAGCAGAAGGCTTCTGGAAAAGGAGATGCCCCAACTAAACGACCACCTGTTCTCCGTGCCGGTAGGTTTGTGTGACCTGGCATGAAGGACCCACTCCTGTAGCTATACTCTATGGTTAATATTTTTCCCTACTATCTGGTATACCCGTATTATCTTGGGCTTGAATTGGTCACATTTCATTTGCTTTGACCACTCCTTACTCGGGCTAAACAGTCTCACCTAAAGGTACTTTTTAGATGATATGGTAAAGTGGTCAGGCTAAGAACATGCTTAAGTTGCTGGATGTTTCAGGTGTGAATACTGTTACCACTCTGGTGGAGAGCAAGAAGGCTCAGTTGGTTGTCATTGCCCATGACGTGGACCCCATTGAGGTATGGGATCTTACTGACCATTTCAGTTTCTTGCTTTGTGTTGCACTAGAATTGAATATTTTGTGTATTTGAACGAAGGGGCACatgacagtaaaaaaaaaagctgtacaACAGTTGCCACCAGATTTGAGGACAACTTGCATTTCGGCCAGTTTTCAGCATAAATTTTAGCTGAATGTAAAGGATATTCGTTTTCCCAAGGATTGCTGATCTTAGCTGAAACTCACAAATTGTACGATTCATTAAGTTTTTCCTTTGTCATTGTGCTAATGAAAGTAGTGTTAACCTCTGCTGAAGAGACGTAACTTCGTACATCAAGCTAGAGTGGCTGAATGTAACGTGAGCACGTTTGGGCAACAGTTATGTTAATTCTCTCAACGAATACCTCTACAGCTGGTCGTCTTTCTTCCTGCACTATGCCGGAAGATGGGAGTCCCCTACTGTATAGTCAAGGGCAAGGCAAGGCTGGGTCGTTTGGTTCACAGGAAGACCTGCACTTCTGTGGCCTTTACACAGATCAATCCGTACGTAAAGACATCCATTTGCTTTAGATATTAATTGCTGAGAATGTACTGTTTTTTTGGGCCTTTTTGCAATGATGTCTGAATTTCTTCACCTGAACAACCATGTTGTTTCAAATGAGCTTTTTAACCCTGAGCAAAAGGTCCAAGCTCAGAGCACCAATTGGGATGCTTGTCATGAACCATGCTAACTTTGCTATTGTATTACAGTGAGGACAAAGGAGCTCTTGCCAAGCTGGTTGAAGCCATcaagacaaactacaatgaTCGATACGAGGAGGTAAGATCCTTACCAGCTGGTTAAATAGTGGGTTGGGAATGTGCCACAGCCCAGTCAACTGTGCGGTCAGGATCGGGTTTGTGAAGTGAATGCCATAAGTGAGACTTGACCCACTGTACACAACAGGTTTAATTTGAAATTGCTAATATCAGACTAATTCTCAGATGAACAAACCTTTTGCAATGATGTCAGAATTTCTTCACCTGAAAAACCATGTTGTTTCAAATGAGCTTTTTAACCCTGAGCATAAGGTTTAAAATCTGAGATACCACTGACCTATAAATGAACTTTCATTTTGATATTCTGTAAATTGTACTGGCAAATCCAAGCTATTCAGACTTAATATTAGGGAAATGCAAGAGCTACCCTGCACAACGGTCAAGGTTTTCATGGTCTGGACCCCCTTTTTGCAATCCTAACGTTAAACTTCTCTCGTCAGATCCGTCGTCACTGGGGAGGTGGCATCATGGGCCCCAAGTCAACGGCTCGTATTGCCAAGCTGGAGAAGGCGAAGGCCAAGGAATTGGCCACAAAACTGGGCTAAATACACAATGTGTCCCCTTTTCATTGTGTATATAATAAAGAGGAAAAATCAATGGCTTGCTTGTGCCACTGGGTGGAACTTTATTTGCGGCCTTCATACACATCATGTACATGCATTGATCGAAGTGCCCCGATGACTTAGCCTGTCGCGTGTTACGGGCTCCAAGTTGGTTGGAAGAGGGATGTTGgatcctgtttatcatgacctACTGCAGGGGCCTGCTATCTAGCACTGTGGATTATTACGTGACAGTGACAAGTAGGCAGGCATTCTTTATCTGAACCCCTAAATGAATTTATTCTGCAGTAGGTCAGCATATGCATCATGGCTTTAACAGCCCTGATTATAATTTCAGTAAATAAGTAAAGTGATTGCTGCTGGTTTGTAGCAAACATATGTACTATGTCCATAAAAAGCAGAAACCATTGAAGTTGAGGATGGTCCAAATTTAAAGCGAGATGGTTAAATTGTCAGTTCACACTTACTAGTTTCTAGCACTAGGGAATAGATTTAAAGAATTATGAACTGCAGTCCCTTTTAGTTCTGAAAACAAGACAACTATCCATTCAGGTAGTGAGAAGAGGACTGTGCCTTCCTGGCCTGGAGCGTAGACCTAGATGTGTCTAGCGTGATCTTGCTAATTAAATCTACAAAGACTTCAGGTGTTAGAGAGGCACCCGCTTGATGAACTTGGTGTACCACATGTACGAAGTGGCCAAACAAAGGCCGTACCTGTGAAGGAAAGGAAGAAACATTTGTGAAGCTGAAGTAATGCAAACAAACTAAAACAAAGAATTACAGGCTCACCATGTCACTATGTACTGCATGTGCTCGTTTCTGAGGGTGATGCGTGTCTGCCCCCCAATGGGTCCTCCAGGAATTGTGCTGGCTAAAGAAGTAACATTTGTTACTCTATCTGCTCAATTCAAGGTTGAAATGAAAGATGAGGGAACTTGCTTACCAAGCTCAGCATCAATGAAAATGGGTTCTGCTCCGGTGACCTTGGTCATTGCTTCCAAGTCCCGGAAGTGCCATCGGTTCCCCTCAATGTCGTTATTTGGCACAAAAGGCTTGCGCTGTTCTGTTAACCTGACCACCCCAACCAAGTCCACTTCACCTTCCACCTAAAAGACAAGTGTGGGACCTGCTAAAGGCCACAAAAGCTGAACGCTAACAGATGTAGCTGTGGTACCACATTTAAATTCTTTTTACCTGTCCTTTCATTCTTGTTTCTGGTTTAACCTTCTTCTTTGGAACATAACCTCTGTTGACCAGAATTGTAATCctgtaaaattacagggaaaaagTTAAATCTGATCATGCTCTAATTATTCACAGCAACAATGTGTCGAGTGCCTTTGTAATAGCAAATATATAAACCAATATAACAGATGGGATAATGAATATTTAGAGGTATTTGGTACAACAGAATTTAGAACAAATAGctttctatatttaaaatattatacatatattgtGCAGATGGAAATCAAATATAGGACTTCCCCTTGCCTCAGGCCCCATGTTTGCTGGGATATGCTCCTAGTAAATAACTACCTAGCTCTGGATATGAGGCAGGTGGATGGATtgacagatgtaatgagcacgcTCAGAGCTCATACCCCAGGTCTGTGCAGTGGAAGGGAGTGATGACATTGGCGCCCGATTCTCCACTGGATGTGAGCCTCCCCGCTTCTCTGGCTTCACGTTCTGGGTCGACCGGCGACCTTGGCATGATGTAAAGCTCCTTCGAGTGGTCAAAGCACCCACGCACTTTCACACGCCGGTATTCTAGTTTGCTCAGTTCAATTTGACTGAAACAGTGATCACAAAAATGCAACATAAAATCAAACTCACAGGCTGAAATGTCCAACAAAATGACAGCAACCATATCTGCATACACACTGCTATCTTGTTGCATACAGTGTCAAATTTCTATACTGGTCCTTTAGGTTGTTTGCTTTCATATGGCTACACTCTTAAAACACACTTAGCTGCTAATTAGCAAGATTAGAAGATCATAGTGTCCATCCAACACTATTTATATTATTGTAAGGGCTTTAATCATTTTCAGTTTGGCATCTTATGTTTCTGAAGCAACCAGCTGGTCAAAGTTCAATGGCTCTTACTCAGTTGGCAGGTCTATAGGCTCAGCGGTGGTCAGACGTCTCAGGTCTTCAATCAACTGTAGTTTCCATTCCCTACGTCTCACCTACATTAACACAGAAACTGGTTTCATACAGATAGAACTTAACATGTAATAACTATAGCTAATCAGTAGCCTTGCTATAAAAGAACATTCCAAAAGCATTAAAAATCTGGTTACTTTGCCAGTATAAAGACTATTTGTGATTATCCTTCTGTGATGACTCTTTTCCACCTTACAGCTATATAGACTGCATACCTGCCAAGTCCCAAGGCCAAATGTGGTGACAGGAATGAGCAACAGAAACCATTTCAGAAACGAATCTTCTATTTTTTCTGTCTCAGCTGCTGAAGAATTTGACTGTCGGACGCAGTAGATATTCTTCCCTGAATACAGAAATATATGACTGACCATTAAAAGGGATTTAGAAAAGGCCGCTAAAAGGGATCAGAGAGTTATTTGGCAGGGAAATTATGTCTGCTGGGGTTAGGGAGTTTGATGCTACTTGCGGAGGTTACGTCTTTCTGTTAGGGTCAAACTGCCAAACACAGGTATGGGTATGGCCCGTACTGCAAAGACGTAATATTTTATAGAAGCTACAGAGAACAGAAGATACACAGAAAGGGTAAAGAGACCAATATCAGGCCGTGGTCAGACCGAAGAAACTACACAGATAATAGTCACTTACTGCTTAAAAGTTTCAAATGAACCCTCTGCCCAAAAAGACTCCTCTTGCTGAGATGAACAAGGTTGGCCTTTTAAGACAGTAATGTGCAATATTTAAAATCGCTATCCAAATATAAAGCATTTTAAGAAGTTTTTAAATGCACCAAAATCAGAGGTCTTCATTTTGAAATTGAGTCACCGGGCGTGTGATTTAATGTTAATCGTATTTAAGCTAAATTAGTTCATGGGCACTTTTATAAATGGAAAGCAGTTCGACACTTACATTGCTGCGTAAAACCTTGAAGAAGTTACCGGAATACCTCTGCATAAACTTCACAGTCACACTCATCTTGATAGAAATTATATTTCAATACGCACACGATCCTCGTAAATTGCTACAACGGACAGTACAATTATCTCGCTATATTGGTAGTTTGCTCAGTATATTGTAGCTTGTATTTGACGGCTCTACTACTTTGTAATATGGCTTTCGTTTTAGAGTGCGCATGCGTAACGTTGTGTCGTCACATTATAGGCTTACGAATCGAATACTGCATGGTGATCGTCAGTTGTAAGATGTAATAGTCTTTTTGTCCATTTTACGAGAATTGGAGAAAAGGTTGAGCTTGATTTTACTCTGTACTGTTTTTTATAAACTGAGAAGTGCTTCAAAATTATAAGTCTAGTTTCCCCTTGAATGACAACTGTAACTCTATTGCTCCTGCCTTGCCATGTGGGAAATGTGTCTTGCAGTCGGAAAGGCGTGCAGTTCGCAGTTTGCGTCCGTGTATCGACGTTTTGATTCAGTTTTGTAAGCTTCTCTTTATGTTTTCCTCCAGAAATGTTGTATAATTTACAGATGTTTCAATCGTAAAGTATACAATAGCTGTGCAATAAATATATTAGATTCTCGTATGAATACTGATAATTCCTAATCGCTGTTATGTTTTGTTATTTGTTAGAATTATGATAGTACCATCTCTACCAACGgatgaatcaactaaaacaataaCGTTGTTCTATGTTTCTTTTAGGTCTCATTTTTCATGGCGAGTCTAGCTTCCAAGGACGTCTATTTTCAGAAATTGGCCAGTAAAGTTTGTGTTTCCCAGAAACACACACCACGGGAAAGGCCCTTCGGTAACGGCGcaattcttcacccattctctCTTTGTATTTGGTTTTATTTATAAGTAACTTTGTAATGTGATagtatttgttttattattgaAATTTGGCATTCTGCATGATACCTGAAGTCTGAAGGTGAACCTGTGTTGTACTTTTTAGTTCCATTTTGCAATGGAGCTAATGCAGGGCCAGCAAAGCAAGCGAAGCAGAAAAGCAAGCAAGACCGAACTAGAGGGAAAATGTGCAACACTGAGACGGAAGCAAAGATAAAACACAAGAGTACCACCCAGCCAAAAGAGACGGAAGCCTCTTCTGCAGATCAGAATGTATCAAAAGAGAATATCAATAGTAAATCAGCTGTCAGAACAGgtctgtgttaaaaaaaaaaaaaaaaaaagtttttagtAATTTTAATAGTTAATAAAGGCATACAAGTATCGGTTTCTTGTGTGCATAAGTGTATAGTAACAAATTACAATGCAGTTTTTAACCATCAGTTTCAAAAACAATTATATAAAAAAGGGATATTTTATTTGGGTAAATAGCTTGTTTTGCCATTTATAACCATACGTGTTATTTCTATTATCCTGTAAAATAATGCACATAtatgatatacatatatgttcattattttataatgcacatatatacatatatgtatatgtgcatTATTACATATATGGTATTCATaccctgggtccttattgagctagtatcggaaaaattcattgcagcgtcttaaagcacttatgtaagtcgctctggctaagggcgtctgccaaatactgtaaatgtaaatatgaagCTAATTTTGTCATTTCATTCTGACTTGTTTTATTAGAGGAGGTAGGTGATTCCAGAGACTTTTCTGCCGTTGACATTTTGCGTCAGAAGCTACATGAGAAGATTGAAAAGTGTCATGGCCATGTATGTATCTGCAGAAAGTTGTCTTTTCCTAAACAGCTGATTTTATATGTGTACCAACATTTGACTTGTCATTTTTCCTCCCTGTGTAATATTTAATCCATTCAAATATTTTGTCATCATTGTGTCCTCTGGATAGTGCTGTAGATTGTTCATCAGCTatgttgttttgtgttttttttctctacaTTTCAGGATGTCGGTAAGACTTCATCCGAGGCTCGGGAGAAGAAGCAACAGCGACGCAAACAAGAAAGAGAACGTAAGAAGAGGAAAAGAAAAGAGTTCAGAATGAAGAAACTAGCAGAGAAAATGGGCAAGGATGTAAAAATAGAGGATGAAGGAAGATCTGAAAATTCTATCATAGAAATATCTAGGGCTCCTGAAAAAGACTTAACCAGCCTAGTATACAACAAGATAGACGCAGGCAAAGAGTTCATGAGTAAAGAACAAATGAAGAAAGAAAAGAAGAAGAGTGTGAAGGGCAATTTGACTCCTCTAACAGGCAAGAACTACAAGCAGCTTCTGAACCGTGTTGAGGCACGCAAAGCCAAACTGGAAGAGCTGAGAGGCAAGGATGAGGCCAaggcgaaagaaatggaggagaaGATGAAGTGGACCAACGTGCTGTACAAAGCAGAGGGCCTGAAGATTAAGGACAATGAGGACCTTCTGCGGGCTTCCCTGAAAAGGAAGGAGAAAATGCGTACCCAGAGGAAGAAACGCTGGGAGCAGCGCAGCACGCATGTTCTGGAGAAGATGCAGCATCGACAGGACAAGCGGCGCGACAACATCCAGAAGAGAAAGCATGCAAAGATGGAGAGGCGCAAGGAAAAGGCCCGCAAAAAGGGTCGTGTGCTGCCAGGGGACTTGGAGGGCTGAAACTGTAAAGGACAATGTGACACACTTTATGTGGTCAAAAGCTGCTGCAGAGACGGCAACATAAGATGCTACTTTGTTACTATCATAAGGACTTTTAAATAATACTGTGCATTTGAGGTTCAAAGTTTTCTGGTCCTGATTGTTCACCCTGCCAGTGTGGTGTcacaattttacattctgtcatTTACAGGCAAGATCTTATTTTAATTGAAAATTATTGGTGCAAAAGGATTTTTGGCTTTACTTTTGCTTGTGGAACTGTGTACAGAATGTATACCTAATGATGGGACAGTTTATGGTTACTACACAGAACATGAAATTATGTGCATGgatattttacaaaaaaaaaaatcagttgtgAACTTTGGCACATTCAGCCAGAAGCATATCCCAAGCAGTACGGAGCACCCTGAAGGAgacaccagtccatcacggggcacgtaCGCGCACACGCCACAAGCAGTTTAGAGATGCCAATTATTCTAACGCTTGGTACagcgagaacatgcaaactccccatacACATGCACCTAGTGGAGGAGAGAGTTGAGCCCAACCCAAGAGGTGTGATGTGAAAGTGCTATGAACAGGGTCGTGTGAGCGCTGGACCCAACGTCAAGCAAACCGAATTCAGAAATCTGGGATGGTGATAAGTTAGACATTAAATCTTGTTAACTTTAGAGagtgtttttttaatgaatacCAAAAGAAAATCAATGGCCATAATTTTGAGATATCTAAAAACCTAATTTGCTGCATATTAGTAATGGAATGTGACCAATCGATGATTATGCTGTCGTTACTCTTAAAAATTAAGTGATTTTGATAAAGTGTAGCGGATACCGTGGAGTTTAATGTAGGGTAGTTAACATGTTTTGTAATGAATAATATAGTGTAAATTGTTATGAATAGTATTAATCACTGCATAGCCCCTATGCGAGAGCTATACTTGCTTTTATTTGTTCATATACGTTTTTTCTAGTCCAAAACAATCAGATTTATCGATTGCCAATTTTACGGTTGAAATTAAAATTTCAGTGCACCTTTCTTTCGGGCTACTGCGTACTGGAGGACTAAAGGTTTCTGGCTTATGAGTCCGTCATGGGTATAGCTGTAATAATAACGCATAGCGGTCCTAATTGGTTATAGCTGTAATGACACATAGGAGCCCTGACGGGTTAAGTATAATAATAACGCACAGTGGTCTTAAGGGGTATAGCTGTAATAATAACGCACAGTGGCCTTAATGGGTATAGCTGTAATAATAACGCACAGTGGTCTTAATGGGTATAGCTGTAATAATAACGTACTGAGGTCCTAATGAATATAGCTGTAATAATAACGCACAACAATCCTACAGGGCGCACCGCCCATTGACCCGCCTGCACAGGAAATTACAGCCATAGCGACCAAAGTTCACGGGGAGGGACTTAGAGACGAAGTCAAACACCGACTCGCAGCCCCAGTGTCTTTATAAAAATGACACGGCAGTCTGCCTCTGGTATATAGAACGTTGGAGATACTGCAACGTATGTTATCAATGTAAACCAAGGTGAGTCATTTCAGCGGTTCTTTCTGAAACTGGCTTCTGAGTATGAGGCAGCACTAATTACGTGTACGTAAAATGCATATATTATATCATGTTCATAATTACTATTTTTGCCTCATGTTAGAGAAACGTGAAGAATTCGCACTGTTATGCTGAGAGCAGTTACTGCAATTGTGGTTGGCGTGTGTCTGAATAAAACAACTGTCAGTAAAATCCATCCTGTCAAGGTATgtgtataaaaaaataatcgGTCAGCTGTAGGAGGGGTGTTTCAGTTTTTATCGAATAAAAATACACCAGAGCTAGGGACACCCTGCCACGAATGTGTGATTGTATGAAAAAGCCTCATTTAGAAATAAATCAAATACCTGTAAAGAAATTAAACTACTAACCGGCGAGCGGCCGGGGGCGGTGCCGCAAAGGGTTTTTCTCTCCGGCTCTGGTGGTAGACTGTGTTGACTAACAAGTTGAATATGAAACACGTTTCAAAAGTTGAAAACTTTCTGTTTTGAAGAAGAGGAAATAAGAGCGGAAGAGAATAATGGGATGATCTTTCCGTGGCGAATAATAAGCAATGACAGTATCAACAATACGTTTAGTAAGGTTTTGCAAAGGGTGTTTACTTCCTCCATCCGACCCTTGAGCTACAGATGAACTAACATTTTACAGCTTATTTGCAGATTTTTCATTTACTATATACAGTGATAATAAAATCAACGACTAATCTATTCCTCCAATAATATTAATGTATGACGCaattaacgtttttttttttttttttgcttagatAATGATGTCACGGCAGCTGCACGCGCGCAGAATTGAAGGAGTGGATAAAAATATTTGGTAATTACTTGCATGGTTACTGGCCTAAAGCACTACGGATATTTAAAAGAATTGCATATTAAATATATCGAGTTACATACTTTTTGTTCCTTTACAATAAATCTGCGACTGGTAACACTCTGTAGATGttatgtagaaaaaaaaaatcaaacggtCGTTTATTTTGGGGTTTCATCCACCTGCACAATTTTTAGTGAACAGATAGCATCAATGTACCTTCaattgtacaaaaatgttcctcagagtttatgcaccttaaaaggtacaattaccttcAGCTATGGGTACAACTGGCCTACTCAGTcccaagcaaaggtacaaactggaACCCTTTTTTTTGGAAGGTATGTTTCTGGCATGAGCTTTAAAAACGTTAAACTGTAGCAGTTATTATACCGAATAGAATATCCTTATGCATCCAAAATGATGCTGAATATGGATTTTCTccctataatataatataattctgACATTCATATGGAAGTGCCTTATATCACAGTGTATATCCTGGTGTTTCCATCTCTTCCCACTCTGCTCACAGCTTATAATAGGTAACTCACACAATAACTCTGTACTCCTACAGACGACACTGGATAAGGTTCAGTTCTTACAGTTAATAAATAACCTCTTGCGTTAAGTAGAAGCCTGGTGAGCACGTCTCACATTTATCCTGCCTCATTACTCTGTAACCTTAAGTCCTGTGTACTGCAAATGTATATATTTTGGTGCAATTCTAAGATGTCACTTTTCTGTAAATCAGTGAGTATTGAAAGAAGGTTTAGATTGTATGCATCTTATTTGAAAggatgttggtgaccccttatacTTCCACATTTTGAACCTTATTCTCTCAATATTTTGTTCTCTGTGCAACTCAGAAAGAAATGAGGAACAGCAGATATGCTCTAATTCCCTCCTGGCCACACGTGTGTTTTGGTCCTGGCAGGGTGGAGTTCACTCAGCTGGCAGCGGATTACAAGGCCGTGAACCTCGGCCAAGGCTTTCCAGATTTCCCTCCACCTGACTTTGTTCAGGAGGCTTTCCGTCAGGCTGTGAGCGGAGAATACAGGCTTCATCAGTACACACGAGCTTTTGTAAGTTCTCTGTTTTCTTATGTCGTATTTATTATAAGAATATTACAGAGTTGAACGATGTTCTGTTGCAAATTTAAATACAACagccatttccaaaaaagttgggatgctgtgtaaaatgtCCAAATATATATGCttgatttgaatttgatgccagaATCGCGTATCAAAAACGTTGGGGCACGGGCAAAAAAAATGCTGGAAACATTGTGTaatgctaaaacaaaacacctgCTTCAATATCTCACAGCTAATTAGGCAAATTGGCAAAAGGTCAGTAAGATGATTGGGTTTAAGAAGAGCCTCGCAGAGAGGaagaggttcaccactctgaAAGAATGCATGGGCAAATAGTGCAACAATTTAAGAATTATGTTCCTCAATGTAATATTGCAAGGAATTTGGTAATTTCATCATCTgcggtacatccatccatctatttcctgaaaccgcttaatcccaactggggtcgcgggtggggaccggagcctatagAACAATGggagcagacaggaaccaaccctgggcagtcggcaacaccctgcagggcgcacacactcacacaaatacAGGGCCAATTcagactcaccaatcaacctgccctgcacgcttttggactgtgggaggaaaccagagcccctggcaaaaacccacacaaacacagggagagcgTGTGAACTCCACACAGGAAGGACCTGGGACCAACCCCAGgcccttcttgctgtgaggcagcagtgctaaccactgcgcctcCGCACTGTCTATGGTACATAATGTCATTAAGATTCATAGTATCCAGAGAAATGCCATCCAGATTACATTGTTCTGCCTGCAGTCCAGACCTGTCACCCACTGAAATTGGTGTATCATGAAATGGAAATATATGACCGAGACCCCAAACTGTTGAGCAGTTGAAATCCTATATCAGGCAAGAATGGgacatttcactttcaaaactccagcaaCTGCTCTCCTGAGTTCTCAAACATTTACAGTATCGTTAAAAGAAGAGGTCATGTAACTTCAGG contains these protein-coding regions:
- the rpl7a gene encoding 60S ribosomal protein L7a, with the protein product MPKGKKAKGKKVAPAPSVAKKPEVKKVVNPLFEKRPKNFGIGQDIQPKRDLTRFVKWPRYIRLQRQRSILYKRLKVPPSINQFTQALDRQTATQLFKLAHKYRPETKQEKKRRLVARAEQKASGKGDAPTKRPPVLRAGVNTVTTLVESKKAQLVVIAHDVDPIELVVFLPALCRKMGVPYCIVKGKARLGRLVHRKTCTSVAFTQINPEDKGALAKLVEAIKTNYNDRYEEIRRHWGGGIMGPKSTARIAKLEKAKAKELATKLG
- the surf6 gene encoding surfeit locus protein 6, yielding MASLASKDVYFQKLASKVCVSQKHTPRERPFVPFCNGANAGPAKQAKQKSKQDRTRGKMCNTETEAKIKHKSTTQPKETEASSADQNVSKENINSKSAVRTEEVGDSRDFSAVDILRQKLHEKIEKCHGHDVGKTSSEAREKKQQRRKQERERKKRKRKEFRMKKLAEKMGKDVKIEDEGRSENSIIEISRAPEKDLTSLVYNKIDAGKEFMSKEQMKKEKKKSVKGNLTPLTGKNYKQLLNRVEARKAKLEELRGKDEAKAKEMEEKMKWTNVLYKAEGLKIKDNEDLLRASLKRKEKMRTQRKKRWEQRSTHVLEKMQHRQDKRRDNIQKRKHAKMERRKEKARKKGRVLPGDLEG
- the LOC125746594 gene encoding surfeit locus protein 1; the encoded protein is MSVTVKFMQRYSGNFFKVLRSNANLVHLSKRSLFGQRVHLKLLSRKNIYCVRQSNSSAAETEKIEDSFLKWFLLLIPVTTFGLGTWQVRRREWKLQLIEDLRRLTTAEPIDLPTDQIELSKLEYRRVKVRGCFDHSKELYIMPRSPVDPEREAREAGRLTSSGESGANVITPFHCTDLGITILVNRGYVPKKKVKPETRMKGQVEGEVDLVGVVRLTEQRKPFVPNNDIEGNRWHFRDLEAMTKVTGAEPIFIDAELASTIPGGPIGGQTRITLRNEHMQYIVTWYGLCLATSYMWYTKFIKRVPL